The Malus domestica chromosome 10, GDT2T_hap1 genome contains a region encoding:
- the LOC103431704 gene encoding uncharacterized protein yields MSFYRSKIIISSERKAPPVEIPAAASPKVDVKSEKPESVDDKVVENGAAYDNNEEESAKSAPNSPFASTTVGSPSREFSDSNYGRTTGTDALPRDVESQSDDNGGSGSVFSGDKGFDEPAWGHLTLIMTLTRCGVSMQLVPPRIWIRGVIRITTFLALGSSVSTLSGLGHHKEVAFPRRAALLLSMILFPAHHCQPSIQDIHHQGTRIGLNLHSTPSPGLIRLEAPKMLDTSLNQKHLEDLILCAAVEILIRVMDFQHLMTSQTLLALKGH; encoded by the exons ATGAGTTTTTATAGATCCA AAATCATCATCAGTTCAGAAAGAAAAGCTCCCCCAGTTGAGATTCCAGCTGCTGCTTCACCTAAAGTTGATGTTAAGTCAGAAAAGCCTGAGAGTGTGGATGACAAGGTTGTTGAAAATGGAGCAGCATATGATAATAATGAAGAGGAGTCAGCAAAAAGTGCTCCGAACAGTCCATTTGCCAGCACTACTGTTGGAAGCCCATCTAGAGAATTTTCAGATTCTAACTATGGAAGGACAACAGGCACAGATGCCTTGCCCCGTGATGTGGAATCTCAAAG TGATGATAACGGGGGTTCTGGGTCTGTGTTTTCTGGCGACAAGGGTTTTGATGAACCAGCATGGGGACATTTGACACTAATTATGACGTTGACTAGGTGTGGGGTTTCAATGCAGTTAGTACCACCAAG GATATGGATCAGGGGAGTAATAAGGATCACTACGTTTCTGGCCCTGGGGAGTTCGGTCTCAACCCTATCAGGACTGGGTCATCACAAGGAGGTAGCTTTTCCCAGAAGAGCCGCCCTTTTGCTTTCAATGATTCTGTTCCCAGCACACCACTGTCAGCCTTCAATTCAGGATATTCACCACCAAGGTACAAGGATAGGTCTGAACCTTCATTCGACACCTTCTCCAGGTTTGATTCGTTTAGAAGCGCCCAAGATGCTGGATACTTCCCTTAACCAGAAACACTTGGAAGATTTGATTCTATGCGCAGCAGTAGAGATTTTGATCAGGGTCATGGATTTCCAACATTTGATGACATCCCAGACCCTTTTGGCTCTTAAGGGCCATTGA
- the LOC139188990 gene encoding uncharacterized protein, with translation MELYRAIVKMEQEGDADATLQDPVDRIQFDLDGPVKTLNERCKKYGLRGKPTTSAELHCILFEFYVAFLELATWHPRRSC, from the exons ATGGAGTTATACCGGGCAATTGTCAAGATGGAGCAAGAAGGTGATGCTGATGCCACCCTTCAG GATCCTGTTGATCGCATCCAATTCGATCTTGATGGGCCTGTGAAAACTCTCAATGAGCGCTGCAAGAAGTACGGATTACGCGGAAAGCCTACAACATCAGCTGAGCTACATTGCATTTTATTCGAATTCTATGTAGCGTTTCTTGA gcTGGCAACCTGGCATCCAAGAAGGAGCTGCTGA
- the LOC114825118 gene encoding disease resistance protein RPV1-like: protein MEFISTLLQMCCRSLPFSSSDSAAGDADNVYVTPYREKYDVFISFRGEDTRLGITSHLHAALLQKKIETYIDYRLKRGQEIKPALLEAIETSTLSVIIFSKNYASSTWCLDELVHIVKCKERNGQMVIPVFYDISPSDIRNQLGSYAVAFAGLEKRYKGSIHKVHKWRKDLTTAANLSGFDYSDKSGTEADLIKKVVDHIWTELICESSCILEGLVGIKSGIDQIESLLDIHSQDACITVGIWGMGGIGKTTLSEAVFHRLSYKFEASCFLRSVRENSEQTNGPDHLEKTLLKEILREEGLSIGSKFVRERLSRTKVLIVFDDLSDSMQMERLAGNRIRYGTGSRIIITSRDRRTLRQTVEEDKIYEVEGLKPDDALELFCSRAFKNNSTRRTEFMELAEMAVDSAGRVPLALIVMGSLFFNCNSKEHWEEEFNKLKRSPCCKDIHKVLRLSYDGLDTNEMDIFLDIACYLKGNHVDGVKRMLATRGFDAAPGIRILVDMSLISIDSTEKTIEMHDLLQEMGRKIVHEQCIDNPGERNRLFNDEHVYHVLKRNTGTPIVQAILVNWFKMENLQLKCADFRKMSNLKMLIVFNSEECGTYCKLTASLDLPDSLRYLYWLGYPLKSLPSNFSPEDLVELHMRKSQVNKLWNEDQRPMNLKVIDLEWSRNLTEVPNLSGSLEIVRINLCGCIILAELPRCFQHLHKLTHLDLSMCKSLKYLPEMPENIEFLDLFGSGIQELPESVWSHEKISYLNIRDCRDLKKLPSSRCKLKFSGCFDLQGCTSLGEVSELPRDISELSLVGCESLVSLPTNICKLKSLKKLNLSRCSKLENFPEILEPMEDLEYLSLSGTAVQELHSSIEFLPALQTIELEDCKRLSCIPRSICKLKSLETLDLSWCSNLENFPEILEPMEHLKSLNLSGTAVQELHTSIEFLPALKNIKLQACRRLSSVQRSFLR, encoded by the exons ATGGAGTTCATCAGTACTCTCTTGCAGATGTGCTGCAGATCGttaccattttcttcttctgattCTGCAGCAGGTGATGCTGACAATGTTTATGTCACCCCTTATCGGGAAAAGTATGATGTTTTTATCAGTTTTAGAGGTGAGGACACCCGCCTTGGTATTACCAGCCATCTTCATGCTGCCTTACTTCAGAAGAAAATTGAAACCTACATAGATTACAGACTGAAGAGAGGACAAGAAATCAAACCTGCCCTTCTAGAAGCAATCGAGACATCTACGCTTTCGGTGATCATTTTCTCGAAAAACTACGCTTCTTCCACGTGGTGTCTGGATGAACTTGTGCATATAGTCAAATGCAAGGAAAGAAATGGCCAGATGGTTATACCCGTATTCTACGATATCAGTCCATCGGATATACGAAACCAACTGGGGAGCTATGCGGTTGCATTTGCTGGACTTGAAAAACGTTACAAGGGCAGTATCCACAAGGTGCACAAGTGGAGGAAAGATTTGACGACTGCAGCCAATCTCTCTGGGTTTGATTACTCAGACAAATCCGG GACGGAGGCAGATCTAATTAAGAAAGTTGTTGATCATATTTGGACCGAATTGATTTGTGAATCATCATGCATTTTGGAGGGCCTGGTTGGAATTAAAAGCGGCATCGACCAAATAGAATCGCTATTAGACATTCATTCACAGGACGCTTGCATCACTGTAGGAATTTGGGGGATGGGTGGTATTGGCAAGACCACCCTTTCCGAAGCTGTTTTTCACAGACTCTCTTATAAATTCGAAGCCAGTTGTTTTCTTAGAAGTGTTAGGGAGAACTCAGAACAAACAAATGGACCAGATCACTTGGAAAAAACACTTCTTAAAGAGATACTAAGGGAAGAAGGTCTATCCATAGGATCAAAATTTGTTCGAGAAAGGCTCAGTCGTACAAAGGTGCTCATTgtttttgatgatttgagtgatTCAATGCAAATGGAACGTTTAGCTGGCAATCGTATTCGGTATGGCACTGGAAGTAGAATCATTATCACAAGCAGAGATAGGAGAACACTTAGGCAAACTGTTGAAGAGGATAAGATCTACGAGGTTGAGGGTTTAAAACCAGACGACGCTCTTGAGCTCTTCTGTTCACGTGCTTTCAAAAATAACAGTACTCGTAGAACAGAGTTTATGGAGTTGGCAGAAATGGCTGTGGATTCTGCCGGTCGCGTTCCTTTAGCTCTTATAGTTATGGGGTCCTTGTTCTTCAATTGCAACAGCAAAGAACACTGGGAAGAGGAATTCAACAAATTGAAACGATCTCCCTGTTGTAAAGATATCCATAAAGTGTTGAGACTGAGTTATGATGGATTAGACACAAATGAGATGGATATATTTCTGGATATAGCATGTTATCTTAAAGGGAACCATGTGGATGGCGTAAAACGAATGTTAGCTACTCGGGGATTCGATGCGGCACCCGGAATTAGAATTCTTGTTGATATGTCTCTCATATCAATTGATTCAACCGAGAAGACCATAGAGATGCACGATTTGCTTCAagaaatgggaagaaaaattgtTCATGAACAATGTATTGACAATCCCGGTGAACGCAATAGGTTGTTCAACGATGAGCATGTCTATCATGTACTGAAAAGAAACACG GGGACTCCAATTGTTCAAGCCATATTGGTTAACTGGTTTAAGATGGAAAATCTGCAGTTGAAATGTGCAGACTTCAGAAAGATGTCTAACCTAAAGATGCTAATTGTATTTAACTCTGAAGAGTGTGGCACTTACTGCAAATTAACCGCTTCTCTAGATCTTCCTGATTCTCTGCGTTATCTTTACTGGCTTGGATATCCTTTGAAATCTTTGCCGTCGAATTTTTCTCCTGAAGATCTAGTTGAGCTTCATATGCGCAAAAGCCAAGTGAATAAGCTATGGAATGAAGACCAG AGACCTATGAACTTAAAAGTGATCGATCTGGAGTGGTCTAGAAATCTAACTGAAGTTCCAAATCTCTCTGGGAGTCTAGAAATTGTGCGGATAAATCTTTGTGGCTGCATAATTTTGGCTGAACTTCCTAGGTGTTTTCAACATCTCCACAAGCTGACTCATCTTGATTTGTCAATGTGCAAAAGTCTCAAGTATCTTCCAGAAATGCCAGAGAATATTGAATTCTTAGATTTATTTGGCAGTGGTATACAGGAGTTGCCTGAATCAGTTTGGTCTCACGAAAAAATTTCTTACTTGAATATAAGAGATTGTAGAGACCTTAAGAAACTTCCAAGCAGCAGGTGTAAGCTGAAATTCTCTGGTTGTTTTGATCTACAGGGCTGCACATCTCTTGGCGAGGTTTCTGAGCTTCCCAGGGATATAAGTGAGTTATCATTGGTTGGTTGCGAGAGCCTTGTGAGTCTACCAACCAACATTTGTAAGTTGAAATCTCTCAAGAAACTCAATCTCTCTAGGTGCTCTAAACTTGAAAACTTCCCAGAGATCTTGGAGCCAATGGAAGATTTGGAATATCTTAGTTTAAGTGGAACAGCTGTTCAAGAGCTACACTCATCAATCGAGTTTCTCCCTGCGCTCCAAACAATTGAACTAGAGGATTGCAAAAGGCTTTCATGTATCCCGAGGAGCATTTGTAAGTTGAAATCTCTTGAGACACTTGATCTCTCTTGGTGCTCTAACCTTGAAAACTTCCCAGAGATCTTGGAGCCAATGGAACATTTGAAATCCTTAAATTTAAGTGGAACAGCTGTTCAAGAGCTACACACATCAATTGAGTTTCTCCCTGCTCTCAAAAATATTAAACTACAAGCTTGCAGAAGGCTTTCAAGTGTCCAAAGATCATTTCTAAGGTGA